The DNA sequence TTTTCGCGCCTGGGCCTCAACAGTGGCTTTATTACCAACGTCGGTGGCGACCAAGCTGGCCGCGATATGATTAGCAGCTTACACCAAGACAAGGTAGACACTCGCTTTGTGCGGGTCAATCCCGACAAAAAAAGCAACTATCACTATGTCCTATGGTACCGAGAAGAACGTACCATACTCATCAAACACGAAGAGTACGACTACCACTGGCCCAAACTGGCGCCAAAGGAAATTCCCAAGTGGATCTATTTTAGCTCGGTCAGTAAAAATTCTCTGGACTATCATGATGATATTGCAGACTGGCTCCGGGATAACCCAGAGGTAAAATTTGCTTTTCAGCCGGGCACCTTCCAAATAGACGAGGGCCTTGAGCGGCTTGGCCATCTATATTCACGGGCCGACGTCTTAGTCCTCAACCGCGAAGAAGCTGTAGAAGTAACAAAAGGCAATTATGATGACGTCCACAGCCTGCTAAACAAACTCCACGAAATTGGGGTAAAGATTGCTGTGATAACCGATGGACCAGCCGGAGCATACGCCAGTGATGGCGTATCGCGCTTCAAGATGCCACCATATCCAGATCCAGCTCCACCATACGAACGTACGGGCGCGGGTGACTCTTTTGCTTCAACCTTTGTGGCTGCTATTATGCTGGGCAACAATATTGAGGGTGCATTGCAGTGGGCGCCTATCAACTCTATGAGCGTCGTACAACAAGTTGGTGCCCAAAAGGGCCTCCTGACACAAGACAAACTGAACGAATACTTGCAACACGCACCCGACTGGTATCGAGCCGAAAAGTTCTAGTAAACTCTTAGCAATCTTCCAATTCTACACCAGACTAACAGCGCGTTTTCGTTAGACGGCCGACCCCAATAAATGGTAT is a window from the Verrucomicrobiia bacterium genome containing:
- a CDS encoding carbohydrate kinase family protein; its protein translation is MSHNQIDVLSVGDIVTDAFIRLYEDQGVTYENEDGKWLAIPFGQKVPFDHVEVLEAVGNAANAAVSFSRLGLNSGFITNVGGDQAGRDMISSLHQDKVDTRFVRVNPDKKSNYHYVLWYREERTILIKHEEYDYHWPKLAPKEIPKWIYFSSVSKNSLDYHDDIADWLRDNPEVKFAFQPGTFQIDEGLERLGHLYSRADVLVLNREEAVEVTKGNYDDVHSLLNKLHEIGVKIAVITDGPAGAYASDGVSRFKMPPYPDPAPPYERTGAGDSFASTFVAAIMLGNNIEGALQWAPINSMSVVQQVGAQKGLLTQDKLNEYLQHAPDWYRAEKF